The following proteins are co-located in the Chitinophagales bacterium genome:
- a CDS encoding DNRLRE domain-containing protein, which translates to MKTTRLLSLTAFLVCANVLITVAQTSTVTISFDNSQVGMERSGAPTEPVPGMPDFAAYSWTCNSVPCIGRTLMTVDLSMIPDGALILDARLSLFADPACSYLGYYGQPTYGENNGGYVRRITSPWDAATLTWQNKPTASKRHQLLLNSSSTDVQDYINQDITRMVQDMMDYPSYGILLRMGDEENHYKSLIFGSGLNDNPALRPQLTVTYRANGLHERNTAAGDNLWEAEAYPNPAPDRLTFEFPFVGQQDVVAVTVYSVTGQLLRIENLTAINGYSMDVSSLHAGCYFFKVENKTSHNCFAGKFLKQ; encoded by the coding sequence ATGAAAACAACCCGTTTACTTTCCCTCACAGCATTTTTAGTTTGTGCAAATGTGCTGATCACTGTTGCACAAACCTCCACCGTAACCATCTCCTTCGATAACAGCCAGGTGGGCATGGAACGCAGCGGCGCACCAACGGAACCTGTTCCCGGCATGCCTGATTTCGCAGCTTATTCCTGGACCTGCAACAGCGTTCCCTGCATCGGCCGTACGCTCATGACGGTGGATCTTTCCATGATTCCCGACGGTGCGCTGATACTCGATGCACGGCTTTCCCTGTTTGCCGATCCGGCCTGTTCCTATCTCGGCTACTATGGCCAGCCCACCTACGGTGAAAACAACGGCGGCTATGTGAGAAGGATCACATCGCCATGGGATGCCGCAACACTTACGTGGCAGAATAAACCAACAGCCAGCAAACGCCATCAGCTGTTGCTGAACAGCAGCAGTACTGATGTGCAGGATTATATCAACCAGGATATAACACGCATGGTGCAGGATATGATGGATTATCCTTCTTATGGAATCCTCCTGAGAATGGGTGATGAAGAAAACCATTACAAGAGTCTCATCTTCGGCTCGGGGCTGAATGACAATCCGGCGCTGCGGCCACAGCTGACAGTTACCTATCGGGCGAACGGATTGCATGAAAGAAATACTGCTGCTGGCGATAACTTGTGGGAAGCGGAAGCATATCCGAATCCCGCGCCTGACAGGCTTACATTTGAATTCCCCTTTGTTGGTCAGCAGGATGTTGTAGCGGTCACTGTTTACTCGGTCACAGGGCAGTTGCTCCGCATAGAAAATCTTACAGCCATAAACGGATATAGCATGGATGTGTCATCACTGCATGCAGGCTGTTATTTTTTTAAAGTGGAAAACAAAACTTCACACAACTGTTTTGCCGGCAAGTTTCTCAAACAATAA
- a CDS encoding ACP phosphodiesterase, with protein sequence MNHLAHLYLSQHSEKMMVGNFIADGVKGKKYLDFEGEISKGIVMHRAIDTFTDTHDIVRHSKSFFREKYGLYSPVLIDLFYDHFLAKNWNHYSDAPLIFFTEFAYRVFEKYIDRMPERYQHMFPYMQKENWLLNYGHLEGIQRSLTGMSRRIKNNPGIENATWDLRNNYDALEDDFRQYFPELTRHIAEKFPAAELPQS encoded by the coding sequence ATGAATCACCTCGCCCATCTGTACCTGTCGCAGCATTCAGAAAAAATGATGGTGGGAAATTTTATCGCCGACGGCGTGAAGGGAAAAAAATACCTGGATTTTGAAGGGGAGATTTCGAAAGGCATTGTGATGCACCGTGCTATTGACACTTTTACCGACACGCATGACATAGTCAGACACAGTAAAAGTTTCTTCCGCGAAAAGTACGGGCTTTATTCGCCTGTGCTCATTGATTTGTTTTATGATCATTTCCTGGCGAAAAACTGGAATCATTATTCCGATGCGCCACTTATTTTTTTTACGGAGTTCGCCTATCGTGTCTTTGAAAAATATATTGACCGGATGCCGGAGCGCTATCAGCACATGTTTCCGTATATGCAAAAAGAAAACTGGTTGCTGAACTACGGACACCTGGAAGGCATTCAGCGGTCATTGACCGGCATGTCGCGCAGGATTAAGAATAACCCGGGCATTGAAAACGCGACATGGGATTTGCGCAATAACTACGATGCATTAGAAGATGATTTCAGGCAATACTTTCCGGAGCTGACACGGCATATTGCGGAAAAATTTCCGGCGGCTGAATTGCCGCAAAGCTGA
- the msrB gene encoding peptide-methionine (R)-S-oxide reductase MsrB, whose amino-acid sequence MKNLFIIALSVSLLSFSACAQNESKPAVTQKTTYPVMKSDAEWKKILTPEQYHILREKGTERAFTGAYYDNHEKGIYYCAACHQALFNSDTKFESGTGWPSFWQPVSKSAVVIGADNSYGMQRDEVLCSNCGGHLGHVFDDGPKPTGQRYCMNSGAMKFEKSAGK is encoded by the coding sequence ATGAAAAATTTGTTCATCATCGCCCTGTCTGTCAGTTTACTTTCTTTCAGTGCCTGTGCGCAAAATGAAAGCAAACCCGCCGTCACGCAAAAAACCACCTACCCTGTTATGAAATCAGATGCCGAATGGAAAAAGATCCTCACGCCGGAGCAATATCACATCCTCCGCGAGAAAGGAACGGAACGCGCCTTTACCGGTGCCTACTACGATAATCACGAAAAAGGAATTTACTACTGCGCTGCCTGTCACCAGGCGCTTTTTAACTCCGACACCAAGTTTGAATCCGGCACCGGATGGCCCAGCTTCTGGCAACCGGTCAGCAAGTCAGCCGTTGTGATTGGCGCCGATAACAGCTATGGCATGCAACGCGATGAAGTGCTGTGCAGCAATTGCGGCGGCCACCTCGGACATGTCTTTGATGACGGGCCAAAACCAACCGGCCAGCGCTATTGTATGAATTCAGGCGCCATGAAATTTGAAAAAAGCGCCGGTAAATAA
- a CDS encoding glycosyltransferase family 2 protein codes for MKTASPIVDVIIPAFNEQEAIGKVIAGIDKRLVREVVVVDNNSTDNTGIMAAKAGATVLTEKRKGYGSACLKGIDYLSGKAVPPGIVVFIDGDYSDFPQEMEKLITPIMHQQADLVIGSRVLGNREKGAMQPQQVFGNWLATRLVYLFYGVRFTDLGPFRAIKWQSLQQLAMRDKDYGWTVEMQLKAAKNKLACTEVAVNYRKRIGISKVSGTVKGTFMAGYKIITTIFKYL; via the coding sequence TTGAAAACCGCTTCCCCCATCGTTGACGTGATCATTCCCGCTTTTAATGAGCAGGAAGCCATCGGAAAGGTAATTGCCGGCATTGACAAGCGCCTCGTGCGTGAAGTCGTGGTGGTAGATAACAATTCAACCGACAACACGGGCATCATGGCGGCGAAAGCCGGCGCAACGGTGCTGACAGAAAAACGAAAGGGCTACGGTTCAGCCTGCCTGAAAGGGATAGATTATCTCAGCGGCAAGGCAGTGCCGCCGGGCATTGTGGTTTTCATTGACGGCGATTATTCAGATTTCCCGCAGGAAATGGAAAAACTCATTACACCCATCATGCATCAGCAGGCCGATCTGGTGATCGGCTCACGTGTGCTGGGTAACAGGGAGAAAGGTGCCATGCAGCCTCAGCAGGTCTTCGGCAACTGGCTGGCCACGCGGTTGGTGTATCTGTTTTATGGCGTACGCTTCACCGATCTCGGGCCTTTCCGCGCTATAAAATGGCAGTCATTGCAACAACTTGCCATGCGTGATAAAGATTATGGCTGGACGGTGGAGATGCAGCTGAAGGCCGCGAAAAATAAACTCGCATGCACCGAAGTCGCCGTGAACTATAGGAAACGAATCGGCATTTCAAAAGTGTCGGGTACCGTGAAAGGAACTTTCATGGCCGGTTATAAAATCATCACTACTATTTTTAAATACCTGTGA
- a CDS encoding glycosyltransferase — MEGLAVIIIIVYGLSLLFIFCYSLIQLSLLLSYLRHKRIARHSAVAAQPLPSSVPQVTVQLPVYNEIYVVERLLDAVAQFRYPKDKLQIQVLDDSTDETSALIRKKAFELQQAGFTVEHIQRENRKGFKAGALSHALDSATGTFIAIFDADFLPRPDFLVSTLPAFSDQQVGMVQTRWEHLNKNHSLITRLQAFALDAHFTIEQAGRNAAGHFINFNGTAGIWRKKCIEDAGGWQSDTLTEDLDLSYRAQLRGWKFVYREDLGTPAELPVAMTALKNQQFRWNKGAAECVRKNLASVLQKTGLSSSTKLQATFHLLNSTIFLFIMTAALLSIPMLFIKNYFPSFEFLFLYASFFLVSLLILGAFYFVSYAQQAKKFPRNIIGFLFIFPLFLSVSMGLALHNAIAVLQGYYGVKSPFNRTPKFNVESGHTGWKQNRYLEKTKSMMAIAEMLLSVYFVAGIVMSFVFHDYGLLPFHAMLAFGFGFVSLSSLIHSQQGIKKYGALRGRFKMARG, encoded by the coding sequence ATGGAAGGTTTGGCTGTTATTATCATTATCGTCTATGGACTCTCGCTGCTTTTCATTTTCTGCTATAGCCTCATTCAGCTAAGCCTGCTGCTCAGCTACCTGCGTCATAAACGCATCGCACGCCACAGCGCGGTTGCCGCACAGCCGCTGCCTTCTTCGGTTCCGCAGGTTACCGTACAGTTGCCTGTTTACAATGAGATATATGTGGTGGAAAGACTGCTGGATGCCGTGGCGCAGTTCCGCTATCCGAAAGATAAATTACAGATTCAGGTGCTCGATGATTCAACAGATGAAACATCAGCGCTTATCAGGAAGAAAGCATTCGAGCTGCAGCAGGCCGGATTCACCGTGGAACATATTCAGCGTGAAAACAGGAAAGGCTTCAAGGCCGGCGCTTTGTCGCATGCACTGGACAGCGCCACCGGAACCTTTATCGCCATCTTCGATGCCGACTTCCTGCCGCGCCCCGATTTCCTGGTAAGTACGCTTCCCGCATTCAGCGATCAACAGGTGGGCATGGTGCAGACACGGTGGGAACACCTCAACAAAAATCATTCGCTGATCACGCGGCTGCAGGCTTTTGCCCTTGATGCACATTTCACCATCGAGCAGGCAGGCAGAAATGCCGCCGGCCATTTCATCAACTTCAACGGCACAGCCGGCATCTGGCGGAAAAAATGCATTGAAGACGCCGGCGGATGGCAGTCTGATACACTGACGGAAGACCTTGACCTTAGCTATCGCGCTCAATTGCGCGGCTGGAAATTTGTGTACCGTGAAGATCTCGGAACGCCTGCCGAGCTACCGGTGGCCATGACGGCTTTAAAAAATCAGCAGTTCAGGTGGAACAAAGGAGCGGCGGAATGTGTGCGCAAAAACCTCGCTTCCGTCTTGCAAAAAACAGGCTTGTCGTCTTCCACTAAGTTGCAGGCAACTTTTCATCTGCTCAATTCCACCATCTTTCTATTCATCATGACGGCGGCTTTGCTCAGCATACCGATGCTGTTCATCAAAAACTACTTCCCGTCTTTTGAATTCCTGTTTCTGTATGCATCCTTCTTTCTCGTCAGCCTGCTGATTCTCGGTGCTTTCTACTTTGTATCGTATGCGCAGCAGGCAAAAAAATTCCCGCGTAACATCATCGGTTTCCTTTTCATCTTTCCGCTTTTTCTATCGGTCAGCATGGGGCTTGCGCTGCACAATGCCATCGCAGTGCTGCAGGGTTATTACGGGGTAAAAAGTCCCTTCAATCGAACCCCAAAGTTTAATGTGGAAAGCGGCCATACAGGCTGGAAGCAGAACCGGTATCTCGAAAAAACAAAATCGATGATGGCCATAGCAGAAATGCTGCTCTCCGTCTATTTTGTTGCCGGCATCGTGATGTCATTTGTCTTCCATGATTACGGATTGCTGCCTTTTCATGCAATGCTGGCATTCGGGTTTGGTTTTGTCAGCCTGTCGTCTCTGATACATTCACAACAGGGAATAAAAAAATATGGTGCGCTGCGCGGAAGGTTCAAAATGGCCCGCGGCTGA